The Mesorhizobium sp. M1D.F.Ca.ET.043.01.1.1 genome contains a region encoding:
- a CDS encoding anthranilate synthase, with translation MTTKVLDNGAERFVTAGGVTITRERHDQPYEGAIDAYVDGLNSRRGAVFSSNYEYPGRYTRWDTAIIDPPLVISARGRAMRIEALNARGEVLLPVIGKALGELSEVTIAEASKKLIRLDVAKPGRVFTEEERSRVPSVFTVLRAITALFKTAEDANLGLYGAFGYDLAFQFDPVDYKLERRESQRDLVLFLPDEILVVDHYSTKAWTDRYDYSGEGFSTEGLPRDAHVEPFRTADRIPPRGDHEPGEYANLVRRAMDSFKRGDLFEVVPGQMFYERCETQPSDISRKLKSINPSPYSFFINLGENEYLIGASPEMFVRVNGRRVETCPISGTIKRGDDAISDSEQILKLLNSKKDESELTMCSDVDRNDKSRVCEPGSVRVIGRRQIEMYSRLIHTVDHIEGRLREGMDAFDAFLSHAWAVTVTGAPKLWAMRFIEQNEKSPRAWYGGAIGMVNFNGDMNTGLTLRTIRIKDGIAEVRAGATLLFDSVPEEEEAETELKASAMLSAIRDAKAGNAAGTERATARVGDGVNILLVDHEDSFVHTLANYFRQTGANVSTVRTPVPEEVFERLKPDLVVLSPGPGTPKDFDCAATIKRARARDLPIFGVCLGLQALAEAYGGELRQLHIPMHGKPSRIRVSKPGIIFSGLPKEVTVGRYHSIFADPVRLPDGFVVTAETEDGIIMAFEHRKEPIAAVQFHPESIMTLGHNAGMRIIENIVAHLPRKAKEKAA, from the coding sequence ATGACGACTAAAGTTCTGGACAACGGGGCCGAGCGCTTCGTCACCGCGGGCGGGGTGACGATCACCCGCGAACGCCACGACCAACCCTATGAAGGCGCCATCGACGCCTATGTCGATGGCCTGAATTCGCGCCGCGGCGCGGTGTTTTCCTCCAACTACGAGTATCCAGGCCGCTACACGCGCTGGGACACGGCCATCATCGATCCGCCGCTGGTGATCTCGGCGCGCGGCCGCGCCATGCGCATCGAGGCGCTGAACGCCCGCGGCGAGGTGCTCTTGCCGGTGATCGGCAAGGCGCTCGGCGAGCTCAGCGAGGTGACGATCGCCGAAGCCTCGAAAAAGCTGATCCGCCTCGATGTCGCCAAGCCCGGTCGCGTCTTCACCGAGGAGGAGCGCAGCCGCGTTCCGTCCGTCTTCACGGTGCTGCGCGCCATCACCGCGCTGTTCAAGACCGCCGAGGACGCCAATCTCGGCCTCTACGGCGCCTTCGGCTACGATCTCGCCTTCCAGTTCGATCCGGTCGACTACAAGCTCGAGCGCAGAGAAAGCCAGCGCGACCTCGTGCTGTTCCTGCCCGACGAGATCCTGGTCGTCGACCATTATTCGACCAAGGCCTGGACCGATCGCTACGACTATTCCGGCGAAGGCTTTTCGACCGAAGGTCTGCCGCGCGACGCCCATGTCGAGCCGTTCAGAACCGCCGACCGCATCCCACCGCGCGGCGACCATGAGCCGGGCGAATATGCCAACCTGGTGCGGCGCGCCATGGACAGCTTCAAGCGCGGCGACCTGTTCGAGGTCGTCCCCGGCCAGATGTTCTACGAGCGCTGTGAGACCCAGCCCTCCGACATTTCCCGCAAGCTGAAATCGATCAATCCCTCCCCCTATTCCTTTTTCATCAATCTCGGCGAAAACGAATATCTGATCGGCGCCTCGCCGGAGATGTTCGTGCGCGTCAACGGCCGGCGCGTCGAGACGTGCCCGATCTCGGGCACCATCAAGCGCGGCGACGACGCCATCTCGGACTCCGAGCAGATCCTCAAGCTGCTCAACTCCAAGAAGGACGAGTCCGAGCTCACCATGTGCTCGGACGTCGACCGCAACGACAAGTCGCGGGTCTGCGAGCCGGGCTCGGTGCGCGTCATCGGCCGCCGCCAGATCGAGATGTATTCGCGGCTGATCCACACCGTCGACCACATCGAGGGACGGCTGCGCGAGGGCATGGACGCCTTCGACGCCTTCCTGTCGCACGCCTGGGCGGTCACCGTCACCGGCGCGCCGAAGCTCTGGGCCATGCGCTTCATCGAGCAGAACGAGAAGAGCCCGCGCGCCTGGTATGGCGGCGCCATCGGCATGGTCAACTTCAACGGCGACATGAACACCGGGCTGACGCTGCGCACCATCCGCATCAAGGACGGCATCGCCGAGGTGCGCGCCGGTGCCACGTTGCTCTTCGACAGCGTTCCCGAGGAAGAAGAAGCCGAAACCGAACTGAAGGCATCCGCCATGCTCTCCGCCATCCGCGACGCCAAGGCCGGCAACGCCGCCGGCACCGAACGCGCCACCGCGCGCGTCGGCGACGGCGTCAACATCCTGCTCGTCGACCACGAGGACTCCTTCGTCCACACTCTGGCCAACTACTTCCGCCAGACCGGCGCCAATGTCTCCACCGTGCGCACACCGGTGCCGGAGGAGGTTTTTGAGCGGCTGAAGCCCGACCTCGTCGTGCTGTCGCCCGGCCCGGGCACCCCGAAGGATTTCGACTGCGCGGCCACCATCAAAAGGGCGCGCGCCCGCGACCTGCCAATCTTCGGCGTCTGCCTTGGCCTGCAGGCGCTGGCCGAGGCCTATGGCGGCGAGCTCCGGCAACTGCATATCCCGATGCACGGCAAGCCCTCGCGCATCCGCGTCTCGAAGCCCGGCATCATCTTCTCCGGCCTACCCAAGGAAGTGACGGTCGGGCGCTACCATTCGATCTTCGCCGATCCGGTGCGCCTGCCCGATGGATTCGTCGTAACCGCCGAGACCGAGGACGGCATCATCATGGCCTTTGAGCATCGCAAGGAGCCGATCGCCGCCGTGCAGTTCCATCCGGAATCGATCATGACGCTCGGCCACAATGCCGGCATGCGCATCATCGAGAACATCGTCGCGCATCTGCCGCGCAAGGCCAAGGAAAAGGCCGCCTAG
- a CDS encoding succinylglutamate desuccinylase/aspartoacylase family protein, translating into MQKDIERIAGDAEGTTYEFPVFRFEGTDKAAPRAYLQAALHAGELPGVVAIDALMPMLAEAEAEGRIRGAITVVPWANPIGRAQYHFGEHQGRFNLGTRTNFNRSFPLLAAPDAKLLPDVSLGGADRRLKNRLVQLSLGNDIVLDLHCDDEGLAYLYIHTSLWPHMADCAAAMGVDTVVLWSEDNSGTFEGASIMPYQNVPSSVARFDRRVATTVEYRGMLDVDGALAASDAAGLYCLLVTRGVIQDASVSKASNFTGAVVPLENIDMMPSPRAGAILYDVKPGDRVEKGDRLATIVHAPGEPGGRTEVFAPQSGFILTRRSRRIIRAGEDLLKLAGDQRSDDARSGTLED; encoded by the coding sequence ATGCAGAAAGACATCGAACGCATTGCCGGCGACGCCGAAGGCACGACTTACGAGTTCCCGGTCTTTCGCTTCGAAGGCACGGACAAGGCGGCGCCGAGGGCCTATCTGCAAGCCGCCCTTCACGCCGGCGAATTGCCGGGCGTCGTCGCCATCGATGCGCTGATGCCGATGCTTGCCGAGGCGGAAGCGGAGGGCCGCATCAGGGGCGCCATCACCGTCGTGCCATGGGCCAATCCGATCGGCCGCGCCCAGTATCATTTCGGCGAGCATCAGGGCCGCTTCAACCTCGGCACCCGCACCAATTTCAACCGTTCCTTCCCGCTGCTTGCAGCGCCGGATGCCAAGCTCTTGCCGGATGTCAGCCTCGGCGGCGCCGACCGCCGGCTGAAGAACCGGCTCGTGCAGCTTTCGCTCGGCAACGACATCGTGCTCGACCTCCACTGCGACGACGAAGGTCTCGCCTATCTCTACATCCACACCAGCCTGTGGCCGCATATGGCCGACTGCGCGGCCGCCATGGGCGTCGATACCGTCGTGCTGTGGAGCGAGGACAACAGCGGCACCTTCGAGGGCGCCTCGATCATGCCTTACCAGAATGTCCCTTCGAGTGTTGCGCGCTTCGACCGCCGCGTCGCCACCACGGTCGAATACCGCGGCATGCTGGACGTCGACGGCGCTTTGGCCGCGTCCGATGCCGCCGGCCTATACTGCCTGCTGGTGACGCGCGGCGTCATCCAGGATGCTTCCGTTTCGAAGGCGAGCAACTTCACTGGTGCCGTTGTGCCGCTGGAAAACATCGACATGATGCCTTCGCCCAGGGCCGGCGCGATCCTTTACGACGTCAAGCCCGGCGATCGCGTTGAGAAGGGCGACAGGTTGGCCACGATCGTCCATGCGCCCGGCGAGCCGGGCGGTCGCACCGAGGTCTTTGCGCCGCAGTCGGGCTTCATCCTGACCCGCCGTTCGCGCCGCATCATCCGCGCCGGCGAGGACCTGCTGAAGCTCGCCGGCGACCAGAGGAGCGACGACGCGCGCTCGGGCACGCTGGAGGACTAA
- a CDS encoding FAD-containing oxidoreductase codes for MSAKSFDAIVIGAGQAGTPLAGRLNEAGMNVALIERKLVGGTCVNTGCIPTKTMVASAYAAHLARRAADYGVTVSGAVGVDYKTIKARKDKVSGASRTGLETWIAGMEKCTLYRGHARFVAANTVRVGDELLTAPKIFLNTGGRASVPDLPGVNDVPYLTNSSMMDLDVLPGHLVVVGGSYISLEFAQMFRRFGSEVTVIEKAPRLTGREDEDTSAAIQSILENEGITVHVGADDIGFARKGNEIAVTFSAGKPPAVGTHVLLALGRVPNTDDLGLDKAGVEVDQRGFIVVDDQLRTSVPGIWAMGDCNGKGAFTHTSYNDYEIVAANLLDNDPRKVSDRIEAYALYIDPPLGRCGMTEAAVKRSGRRALVGQRPMTRVGRAVEKGETQGFMKILADADTGEILGCAVLGPGGDEAIHSVLDLMYAKAPISTLARAMHIHPNVSELLPTIAQELKPLV; via the coding sequence ATGAGCGCGAAGAGCTTCGACGCCATCGTCATCGGCGCCGGTCAGGCCGGCACTCCGCTTGCCGGCCGGCTGAACGAGGCCGGCATGAACGTGGCGCTCATCGAGCGCAAGCTGGTCGGCGGCACCTGCGTCAACACCGGCTGCATCCCGACCAAGACGATGGTGGCGAGCGCCTATGCCGCCCATCTCGCCCGCCGCGCCGCCGACTACGGCGTGACGGTTTCCGGTGCCGTCGGCGTCGACTACAAGACCATCAAGGCGCGCAAGGACAAGGTGTCGGGCGCCTCCCGCACAGGGCTCGAGACCTGGATCGCGGGCATGGAGAAGTGCACGCTCTACCGCGGCCATGCCCGCTTCGTCGCCGCCAACACCGTGCGTGTGGGCGACGAGCTTCTGACCGCGCCGAAGATCTTCCTCAACACCGGCGGCCGCGCCTCCGTGCCGGACCTGCCCGGCGTCAACGATGTCCCCTACCTCACCAACTCCTCGATGATGGACCTCGATGTGCTGCCCGGCCATCTCGTCGTCGTCGGCGGCAGCTACATCTCGCTCGAATTCGCGCAGATGTTTCGCCGTTTCGGCTCCGAGGTCACCGTGATCGAGAAGGCGCCGCGGCTGACCGGCCGCGAGGACGAGGACACCTCGGCCGCCATCCAGTCGATCCTCGAAAACGAAGGCATCACCGTCCATGTCGGCGCCGACGACATCGGCTTCGCCAGGAAGGGAAACGAGATCGCCGTGACCTTCTCCGCCGGCAAGCCGCCGGCCGTCGGCACGCATGTGCTGCTGGCGCTTGGCCGAGTGCCCAACACCGACGATCTCGGTCTCGACAAGGCCGGCGTCGAGGTCGACCAGCGCGGTTTCATCGTCGTCGACGACCAGCTGCGCACCAGCGTGCCCGGCATCTGGGCGATGGGCGACTGCAACGGCAAGGGCGCCTTCACACACACCTCCTACAACGACTACGAGATCGTCGCCGCCAATCTGCTCGACAACGATCCGCGCAAGGTGAGCGACCGCATCGAGGCCTACGCGCTCTACATCGATCCGCCGCTGGGCCGCTGCGGCATGACCGAAGCGGCCGTGAAGAGATCCGGCCGCCGGGCGCTCGTCGGCCAGCGCCCGATGACCCGCGTCGGCCGCGCCGTCGAGAAGGGCGAGACGCAAGGCTTCATGAAGATCCTGGCCGACGCCGACACCGGCGAGATCCTCGGCTGCGCGGTGCTCGGACCGGGTGGCGACGAGGCCATCCACTCAGTGCTCGACCTCATGTACGCCAAGGCGCCGATCTCGACGCTGGCGCGCGCCATGCACATCCACCCCAACGTCTCGGAACTTCTGCCGACCATCGCCCAGGAACTAAAGCCGCTGGTCTGA
- a CDS encoding DUF4126 domain-containing protein: MLYLLALLIGVVAGLRAMTAPAAVAWGSYLGWLPVAGTWASFMGHWAAVGIFTILAIVELVTDQLPSTPSRKVPQQFGARIVTAAFTGAVIGATGGATIGGLIAGAIGAVIGTLGGAEARGRLAAAFGKDPPAAFIEDAVAIVGGLLIVAGVA, encoded by the coding sequence ATGCTTTACCTGCTTGCATTGCTGATCGGTGTCGTTGCCGGCCTGCGCGCCATGACCGCGCCGGCCGCCGTCGCCTGGGGTTCGTATCTCGGCTGGCTCCCGGTTGCCGGTACCTGGGCGAGCTTCATGGGCCACTGGGCTGCCGTCGGCATCTTCACCATCCTGGCGATCGTCGAGCTCGTCACCGACCAGCTGCCGTCGACGCCGAGCCGCAAGGTGCCGCAGCAGTTCGGCGCCCGCATCGTCACGGCCGCCTTCACCGGCGCGGTGATCGGCGCGACCGGCGGCGCCACCATCGGCGGCCTCATCGCCGGCGCGATCGGCGCGGTGATCGGCACGCTCGGCGGCGCCGAAGCGCGCGGCCGGCTGGCCGCCGCCTTCGGCAAGGATCCGCCCGCCGCCTTCATCGAGGACGCGGTCGCCATCGTCGGCGGCCTGCTCATCGTGGCGGGGGTCGCATGA
- a CDS encoding sugar O-acetyltransferase: MTTSERMKMAAGEWYTCIDPELEELRIAARDAVFEHNGLPPRQRGNIGPALRALLGGVGEGARIEASFHCAYGFNLFLGEGAFLNAGCTILDTAPVRIGKGTLLGPNVQIYCAEHHREAAGRLAGLEIAKPVTIGDNAWIGGSAVILAGISIGDGAVVGAGAVVTRDVAANATVVGNPARTIGKR; encoded by the coding sequence ATGACGACAAGCGAGCGCATGAAGATGGCGGCAGGTGAATGGTACACCTGCATTGACCCGGAGCTGGAAGAGCTGCGCATTGCCGCCCGCGATGCCGTGTTCGAGCACAACGGCCTGCCGCCCCGGCAGCGCGGCAACATCGGCCCGGCCTTGCGGGCGCTGCTGGGCGGCGTGGGCGAAGGCGCGCGCATCGAGGCGTCGTTCCATTGTGCCTATGGTTTCAACCTGTTCCTCGGCGAAGGCGCCTTCCTCAATGCCGGCTGCACCATCCTCGACACCGCGCCGGTGCGCATCGGCAAAGGGACGCTGCTTGGACCCAATGTGCAGATCTATTGCGCCGAGCATCACCGCGAGGCCGCCGGCCGGCTTGCCGGACTGGAGATCGCCAAACCGGTGACGATCGGCGACAATGCCTGGATCGGCGGCAGCGCGGTGATCCTCGCCGGCATCAGCATCGGCGACGGCGCCGTCGTCGGCGCGGGAGCGGTGGTGACGCGCGACGTGGCGGCCAATGCAACCGTCGTGGGCAACCCGGCGCGGACGATTGGGAAGCGGTAA
- a CDS encoding helix-turn-helix domain-containing protein, whose protein sequence is MRNPVIAAVAFDGISPFHLSVPCLVFGADRTKLGLPRFDFRVCAIEEGPIHTDAGLSIAVPHGLQALDDADIVIVPSWKDLEAPLAAPMKEALNRAHRRGALIVGLCLGTFAIAAAGLLAGRKATTHWAYTDQLQALHPDIAVDADVLYVDDGDIVTSAGVAAGLDCCLHIVRARYGAEAALRLARHVVLSPHRQGGQAQFIERPLAPTPTADRFAKALEEVQATLGDAHSLDSVAEAAGLTRRTFTRRFQKTIGTSFGDWLADQRVALAQRLLEQTDKSMDMVAFEAGFGSATSLRQHFAARLRTSPMQYRREFSRQTPSGRAALL, encoded by the coding sequence ATGCGCAATCCTGTTATCGCCGCCGTCGCCTTCGACGGCATCAGCCCCTTCCATCTTTCCGTGCCGTGCCTGGTGTTCGGCGCGGACCGCACGAAGCTCGGGTTGCCGCGGTTCGACTTCCGCGTCTGCGCCATCGAAGAAGGACCGATCCACACCGATGCCGGGCTGAGCATCGCTGTCCCGCACGGGCTGCAGGCGCTTGACGACGCCGATATCGTCATCGTCCCGAGCTGGAAGGATCTTGAAGCTCCGCTTGCCGCCCCAATGAAGGAGGCGCTCAACCGCGCCCACCGGCGCGGCGCGCTGATCGTGGGCCTGTGCCTCGGCACCTTCGCCATTGCCGCCGCCGGGCTGCTGGCGGGACGCAAGGCGACCACGCATTGGGCCTATACCGATCAGCTCCAGGCGCTTCACCCCGACATCGCCGTCGACGCCGACGTGCTCTATGTCGACGACGGTGACATCGTCACCTCGGCCGGCGTCGCCGCCGGGCTGGACTGCTGCCTGCACATCGTGCGCGCCCGTTACGGTGCGGAGGCGGCCCTTCGGCTCGCCCGCCACGTCGTGCTCTCGCCACACCGGCAGGGCGGACAGGCCCAGTTCATCGAACGTCCGCTCGCGCCGACGCCGACCGCCGACCGGTTCGCCAAGGCCCTGGAAGAGGTGCAGGCGACGCTCGGCGACGCCCACAGCCTGGACAGCGTCGCCGAAGCGGCGGGCCTTACCCGCCGCACCTTCACGCGCCGCTTCCAGAAGACGATCGGCACCAGCTTCGGCGACTGGCTGGCCGACCAGCGCGTGGCGCTGGCGCAGCGGCTGCTGGAACAGACGGACAAGTCGATGGATATGGTGGCCTTCGAGGCCGGCTTCGGCAGCGCGACGTCGCTGCGCCAGCATTTCGCCGCGCGGCTCAGAACCTCACCAATGCAATACCGGCGCGAATTCTCCAGGCAAACGCCATCGGGCCGGGCAGCATTGCTCTAG
- a CDS encoding cysteine hydrolase family protein, translated as MSAPATQPRRALVVVDVQNDYNGGNLAIQHPPFADSVANVARAMDAAAAAGIKVVVIKQMAPETSPIFAKGSHGAELHPEIARRARDHYVEKTLPSAFTGTNLEDWLRANGIDTIAVVGYMTHNCDLSTIIHAVHMGFAVEFLSDASGSVPYANSAGYASAEDIHRVVSVVLQSRFAAVLRTADWIDCLKTGALPERDTIYASNQRALARNAA; from the coding sequence ATGTCAGCACCAGCCACCCAGCCGCGCCGCGCCCTCGTCGTCGTCGATGTCCAGAACGACTACAACGGCGGCAACCTCGCCATCCAGCATCCGCCCTTCGCCGACAGCGTCGCCAACGTGGCGCGCGCCATGGACGCCGCGGCCGCCGCCGGCATCAAGGTCGTGGTCATCAAGCAGATGGCGCCCGAAACCTCGCCGATCTTCGCCAAGGGCAGCCATGGCGCCGAGTTGCATCCCGAGATCGCCCGACGTGCCCGCGACCATTATGTCGAGAAGACGCTGCCTTCCGCCTTCACCGGCACGAACCTCGAGGATTGGCTGCGTGCCAACGGCATCGATACGATCGCGGTCGTCGGCTACATGACGCATAATTGCGACCTGTCGACCATCATCCATGCGGTGCATATGGGCTTTGCCGTCGAATTCCTTTCGGATGCCAGCGGCTCAGTGCCCTACGCCAACAGCGCCGGCTACGCGTCCGCCGAGGACATACATCGCGTGGTGAGCGTCGTGCTGCAGTCGCGCTTCGCCGCGGTGCTCAGGACCGCCGATTGGATCGACTGCCTGAAGACCGGCGCCTTGCCGGAACGCGACACCATCTACGCATCGAACCAGCGGGCGCTGGCGCGCAACGCCGCTTGA
- a CDS encoding formate--tetrahydrofolate ligase, whose product MAEVKSDIEIARAAKKKPIQEIGAKIGIPNEHLLPYGHDKAKVSAEFIKSVKGNKDGKLILVTAINPTPAGEGKTTTTVGLGDGLNRIGKKAIVCIREASLGPNFGMKGGAAGGGLAQVVPMDDMNLHFTGDFHAITTAHNLLSALIDNHIYWGNELGIDIRRVAWRRVMDMNDRALRDILCSLGGVANGFPREAGFDITVASEVMAILCLATDLKDLEKRLGDIIVAYRRDKSPVYARDLKADGAMAVLLKDAIQPNLVQTLENNPAFVHGGPFANIAHGCNSVVATTTALKLADYVVTEAGFGADLGAEKFFDIKCRKAGLKPAAAVIVATVRAMKMNGGVKKEDLGKENIEAVKKGCLNLGRHIENVKQFGVPAVVAINHFTTDTETEIQAMKDFVKAQGAEAILCKHWAQGSAGIEDLARKVVEIAESGASQFSPLYPDEMPLFEKVNTIVKRIYRGDEAIADKSIRDQLHAWEQAGYGNLPVCMAKTQYSFSTDPNLRGAPTGHTVPVREVRLSAGAGFVVIICGEIMTMPGLPKAPSSEKIFLNEQGQIEGLF is encoded by the coding sequence ATGGCCGAAGTGAAGTCCGACATCGAGATCGCGCGCGCAGCCAAGAAGAAACCGATCCAGGAGATCGGCGCCAAGATCGGCATCCCGAACGAGCACCTTTTGCCCTACGGCCACGACAAGGCGAAGGTCTCGGCCGAATTCATCAAGTCGGTGAAGGGCAACAAGGACGGCAAGCTGATCCTCGTCACCGCCATCAACCCGACGCCGGCCGGCGAAGGCAAGACGACCACCACCGTCGGCCTCGGCGACGGTCTGAACCGCATCGGCAAGAAGGCGATCGTGTGCATCCGCGAAGCCTCGCTCGGCCCGAACTTCGGCATGAAGGGCGGCGCCGCCGGCGGCGGCCTGGCCCAGGTGGTGCCGATGGACGACATGAACCTCCATTTCACCGGCGACTTCCACGCCATCACCACGGCCCACAACCTGCTTTCGGCGCTGATCGACAACCACATCTACTGGGGCAACGAGCTCGGCATCGACATCCGCCGCGTCGCCTGGCGCCGCGTCATGGACATGAACGACCGGGCGCTGCGCGACATCCTCTGCTCGCTGGGCGGCGTCGCCAACGGTTTTCCGCGCGAGGCCGGCTTCGACATCACCGTCGCCTCGGAAGTGATGGCGATCCTGTGCCTCGCCACCGACCTCAAGGATCTCGAGAAGCGGCTCGGCGACATCATCGTCGCCTACCGCCGTGACAAGTCGCCGGTCTATGCCCGCGACCTCAAGGCCGACGGCGCCATGGCGGTGCTGTTGAAGGACGCCATCCAGCCCAACCTGGTGCAGACGCTGGAGAACAACCCGGCCTTCGTGCATGGCGGCCCGTTCGCCAACATCGCGCATGGCTGCAACTCGGTCGTCGCCACCACGACGGCGCTCAAGCTTGCCGACTACGTCGTCACCGAAGCCGGCTTCGGCGCCGACCTCGGCGCCGAGAAATTCTTCGACATCAAGTGCCGCAAGGCCGGTTTGAAGCCGGCGGCCGCCGTCATCGTCGCCACCGTGCGCGCCATGAAGATGAATGGCGGCGTCAAGAAGGAAGACCTCGGCAAGGAGAACATCGAAGCGGTCAAGAAGGGCTGCCTCAACCTCGGCCGCCACATCGAGAACGTGAAGCAGTTCGGCGTGCCGGCGGTGGTGGCGATCAACCACTTCACCACCGACACCGAGACCGAAATCCAGGCGATGAAGGACTTCGTCAAGGCGCAGGGCGCCGAGGCGATCCTGTGCAAGCACTGGGCGCAAGGCTCGGCCGGCATCGAGGACCTCGCCAGGAAGGTCGTCGAGATCGCCGAATCCGGCGCCTCGCAGTTCTCGCCGCTCTACCCGGACGAGATGCCGCTGTTCGAGAAGGTCAACACCATCGTCAAGCGCATCTATCGCGGCGACGAGGCGATTGCCGACAAATCGATCCGCGACCAGTTGCATGCCTGGGAGCAGGCCGGCTACGGCAACCTGCCGGTCTGCATGGCCAAGACCCAGTACTCGTTTTCGACCGACCCGAACCTGCGCGGCGCGCCGACCGGGCATACCGTACCGGTGCGCGAGGTCAGGCTTTCGGCCGGCGCCGGCTTCGTCGTCATCATCTGCGGCGAGATCATGACCATGCCCGGCCTGCCCAAGGCGCCCTCCTCGGAAAAGATCTTCCTCAACGAGCAGGGTCAGATCGAAGGCCTGTTCTGA
- a CDS encoding DUF2333 family protein — protein MLDPIVNFFTRIFQWIGRGIGFVVGIVLWPFMWVGSWYGQRGWILKAVVGLALLVLIGLYANFFYATQWWNNFDPNYPDKYTFEKRNISAGEQVSAGAGTDTAKTCGNSAIAQVAADLTDFNVNQNAWVSSMILYKLGLFGIDWDHTPWMDNKASFQRGINQAVRRTATELADNLGRVRTTSQIDSDLQDARGNLQFDEYTWYFGLNPFGPKTPTPSYYRDAVRKLRSFNARLATCQATFDARADNLKQYIDRIASDIGSTSAILKERAENHNDGWFDFRADDRFWFAYGQLYGYYGLMKGAQADFEDVIKEKHLQNLWDTMDAQFVSALRIQPFIIANGREDGWLLPTHLTTMGFYILRVRSNMVEISNVLSQ, from the coding sequence ATGCTTGATCCGATCGTGAACTTCTTCACCCGGATTTTCCAATGGATCGGCCGCGGCATCGGTTTCGTCGTCGGCATTGTTCTCTGGCCATTCATGTGGGTCGGCAGCTGGTACGGCCAGCGCGGCTGGATCCTGAAGGCGGTGGTCGGGCTTGCCCTTCTGGTGCTGATCGGCCTCTACGCCAATTTCTTCTACGCCACCCAGTGGTGGAACAATTTCGACCCCAACTATCCGGACAAATACACCTTCGAGAAGCGCAACATTTCGGCCGGCGAGCAGGTCTCGGCCGGCGCCGGCACCGACACCGCAAAGACCTGCGGCAACTCGGCGATCGCCCAGGTGGCGGCCGATCTGACGGACTTCAACGTCAACCAGAACGCCTGGGTCTCCTCGATGATCCTCTACAAGCTCGGCTTGTTCGGCATCGACTGGGACCACACGCCGTGGATGGACAACAAGGCTTCCTTCCAGCGCGGCATCAACCAGGCGGTACGCCGCACCGCGACCGAGCTTGCCGACAATCTCGGCCGCGTGCGCACGACCTCGCAGATCGACAGCGACCTGCAGGACGCGCGCGGCAATCTGCAATTCGATGAATACACCTGGTATTTCGGCCTGAACCCGTTCGGTCCGAAGACGCCGACGCCGAGCTATTATCGCGACGCGGTGCGCAAGCTGCGCTCCTTCAATGCTCGCCTCGCCACCTGCCAGGCCACATTCGATGCCCGCGCCGACAATCTGAAGCAGTATATCGACCGCATCGCCAGCGACATCGGCTCGACCTCCGCCATCCTCAAGGAGCGCGCCGAGAACCACAATGACGGCTGGTTCGACTTCCGCGCCGACGACCGCTTCTGGTTCGCGTACGGCCAGCTTTATGGCTATTACGGCCTGATGAAGGGCGCCCAGGCCGATTTCGAGGACGTGATCAAGGAAAAGCACCTGCAGAATCTGTGGGACACGATGGATGCGCAATTCGTCTCGGCGCTGCGCATCCAGCCCTTCATCATCGCCAACGGCCGTGAGGACGGCTGGCTCCTGCCGACGCATCTGACGACCATGGGCTTCTATATCCTGCGCGTGCGCTCCAACATGGTCGAAATCAGCAACGTGCTCAGCCAGTAA